The Pseudomonas sp. FP2309 genomic sequence CAATCATCGATCCGTCGGCCGTTCTGGCCGCCGACGTTGAGGTCGGCCCCTGGTCGATCATCGGCGCAGGTGTGGAAATCGGCGAGGGGACTGTCATCGGGCCGCACGTGATCCTCAAAGGTCCGACCCGCATTGGCAAACACAATCGTATCTACCAGTTCTCCTCGGTAGGCGAAGACACCCCGGACATGAAGTACAAGGGTGAAGAAACGCGCTTGGTAATCGGTGACCACAACATCATCCGTGAAGGCGTGACCATTCATCGAGGCACTGTGCAGGACCGTGCGGAAACCACCCTGGGTGACCACAATCTGGTGATGGCGTATGCCCATATCGGCCACGATAGCGTGATCGGCAATCACTGCATCCTGGTCAACAACACTGCGTTGGCCGGTCATGTGCACGTCGACGATTGGGCAATCCTGTCCGGATTTACCCTTGTGCACCAGTACTGCCATATCGGCGCTCACAGCTTTTCGGGGATGGGCACCGCCATCGGCAAGGACGTTCCGGCGTTTGTGACCGTATTCGGCAACCCGGCCGAGGCGCGTAGCATGAACTTCGAAGGCATGCGTCGTCGAGGCTTCAGCGAAGAGGCCATCCACGCGTTGCGCCGTGCCTACAAGGTGGTTTACCGCCAGGGCCTGACGGTGGATCAGGCATTGACCCAACTGACCGAGCCGGCAGCGTTGTTCCCGGAAGTCGCGGTGTTCCGTGACTCGATCCAGGCGTCGACCCGCGGCATCACCCGCTGATCATGGCTAATCTGCGTATCGCGCTGGTGGCAGGCGAGGCTTCAGGTGACATTCTGGGCGCAGGTCTTATGCGAGCCCTCAAAGCCCAGCATCCGGCAGTGGAATTTATCGGTGTCGGCGGCCCGCTGATGCAGGCTGAAGGTCTCACC encodes the following:
- the lpxA gene encoding acyl-ACP--UDP-N-acetylglucosamine O-acyltransferase, which gives rise to MSLIDPRAIIDPSAVLAADVEVGPWSIIGAGVEIGEGTVIGPHVILKGPTRIGKHNRIYQFSSVGEDTPDMKYKGEETRLVIGDHNIIREGVTIHRGTVQDRAETTLGDHNLVMAYAHIGHDSVIGNHCILVNNTALAGHVHVDDWAILSGFTLVHQYCHIGAHSFSGMGTAIGKDVPAFVTVFGNPAEARSMNFEGMRRRGFSEEAIHALRRAYKVVYRQGLTVDQALTQLTEPAALFPEVAVFRDSIQASTRGITR